In one Pseudomonas sp. SCA2728.1_7 genomic region, the following are encoded:
- a CDS encoding nucleoside hydrolase, producing the protein MQRYAQKLHQLIRGLLLLSVITATGAQAAEKIDLIIDTDPGADDVVALLFALASPEELNIRALTTVAGNVRLDKTSRNARLAREWAGREDVPVYAGAPKPLMRTPIYAENIHGKEGLSGVTVHEPKKGLAEGNAVNYLIDTLKKAKPHSITIAMLGPQTNLALALIQEPEIVQGIKEVVIMGGAHFNGGNITPVAEFNLFADPQAAEVVLKSGVKLTYLPLDVTHKILTSDARLKQIAALNNNASKIVGDILNEYIKGDMEHYGIPGGPVHDATVVAYLLKPELFTGRSVNVVVDSREGPTFGQTIVDWYDGLKAPKNAFWVENGDAQGFFDLLTERLKRLK; encoded by the coding sequence ATGCAACGCTATGCTCAGAAACTGCATCAACTCATCCGGGGTTTACTGCTTTTGTCCGTAATCACTGCGACCGGCGCTCAGGCGGCGGAAAAAATCGACCTGATCATCGATACCGATCCAGGGGCCGACGACGTGGTCGCCCTGTTGTTCGCGCTGGCCTCGCCGGAAGAACTGAACATTCGCGCGCTGACCACCGTCGCCGGCAATGTGCGCCTCGACAAGACATCGCGTAACGCGCGCCTGGCTCGCGAGTGGGCAGGGCGCGAAGACGTACCGGTTTATGCGGGTGCGCCAAAGCCGCTGATGCGCACGCCGATTTACGCCGAGAACATCCATGGCAAGGAAGGCCTGTCGGGTGTCACCGTGCACGAACCGAAAAAGGGTCTGGCTGAAGGCAATGCGGTCAACTACCTGATCGATACGCTGAAAAAAGCCAAGCCGCACAGCATCACGATCGCCATGCTTGGTCCGCAGACCAACCTGGCATTGGCGCTGATCCAGGAGCCTGAAATTGTTCAGGGCATCAAGGAAGTGGTGATCATGGGTGGTGCGCACTTCAACGGCGGCAACATCACCCCGGTGGCTGAATTCAACCTGTTTGCTGATCCGCAAGCGGCCGAAGTGGTCCTGAAAAGCGGCGTGAAACTGACCTACCTGCCACTGGACGTGACCCACAAGATTCTTACCAGTGATGCGCGCCTGAAACAGATCGCTGCGCTGAACAACAACGCGAGCAAGATTGTCGGCGACATCCTCAATGAGTACATCAAAGGCGACATGGAGCACTACGGTATTCCGGGTGGCCCGGTGCATGACGCTACCGTTGTGGCCTATCTGCTCAAGCCGGAACTGTTCACCGGTCGTTCGGTGAATGTCGTGGTGGATAGCCGTGAAGGGCCGACTTTCGGTCAGACCATCGTTGATTGGTACGATGGCCTGAAGGCGCCTAAAAACGCTTTCTGGGTGGAAAACGGCGACGCGCAAGGCTTCTTTGACTTGCTGACCGAGCGCCTGAAGCGCCTGAAGTAA
- a CDS encoding cold-shock protein encodes MSNRQTGTVKWFNDEKGFGFITPQGGGDDLFVHFKAIESDGFKSLKEGQTVSFVAEKGQKGMQAAQVRPE; translated from the coding sequence ATGTCTAATCGCCAAACCGGCACCGTTAAGTGGTTCAACGATGAAAAAGGCTTCGGCTTCATCACTCCTCAAGGTGGCGGTGACGACCTGTTCGTACACTTCAAAGCTATCGAATCCGACGGTTTCAAAAGCCTGAAAGAAGGCCAGACCGTCTCCTTCGTGGCTGAGAAAGGCCAAAAGGGTATGCAAGCTGCACAGGTTCGCCCAGAGTAA
- a CDS encoding I78 family peptidase inhibitor, whose protein sequence is MPLKFATLGALMAALMLAGCSTTSSESAKETAATEAGHSRCEATAAEFAIGKKASPELLEQARNKAGAQNARFLKPNDMITLEYRSDRLNLNTDNNLVITRVNCG, encoded by the coding sequence ATGCCTTTGAAGTTCGCGACACTGGGTGCACTTATGGCCGCTTTGATGTTGGCCGGTTGCAGCACGACCTCCAGCGAGTCGGCAAAGGAAACTGCGGCGACCGAAGCCGGTCACAGCCGCTGTGAAGCAACGGCGGCGGAATTCGCCATCGGCAAGAAAGCTTCACCAGAGTTGCTGGAGCAAGCACGCAACAAAGCCGGGGCGCAAAATGCCCGCTTTCTCAAGCCGAACGACATGATCACGCTTGAGTACCGCTCCGATCGCTTGAATCTGAACACCGACAACAATCTGGTGATCACACGCGTCAACTGCGGCTGA